GCTTCCTGGAAATCTACGGCCACCCCGCCGCCAACGGCCGCAGCCGCGGCGCCGGGCTGTCCGACCTGTTCTGGTACTGGCTGTCACCCGGCCCCGAGGTGCACCAGGAGCACCTGGAGGCGGGTCCCCGCTACGACGACGTCGCCCGCACCACCCGCGCGCTGCTCGCGGGCCCCGCCGACGCGCTGGCCGACGCCGCCACCCGCTGCACCGCCCGCGTGCTCGACGAACTCCCACCCCGGCGGGTCACCGCCGTGCGGCTGCGCGACCTGATGCTGCCGGTGTGGGCGGAGTACTTCCACGAGCTCGTCTTCGGCGAACCCTGCACCCGCGCCGCCCGCGACCTGATCGTCGGGCACGCCCGCGACGTGGTGACCTCGCTCAAGTGCACCGGCCTGCGCCACCCCGCCCGCCGCGCCCGGCTGACCCGCTACCTGGCCCGCCGCGTCGCCCTGGGCCACGTGCGGCGGCCGCTGCCCCCCTCGCTGTCCCCCACCGAGCAGGTGCACTACCTCCAGGGCACCTTCTTCAACACCGCCGTGGTCCAGATGTCCGAGGCGATGGCCCACCTGCTGCTCGCCCTGGCGCAGCACCCCGGGGTGACCGCCCGGCTCGCCGACGACCGCTACTTCGCCCGCGTCCTGGACGAGACCTTCCGCCTGTACCCGCTGTTCGGCATCGCCCACCGCATCGCCACCGACGACATCGTGCTCGACGAGCGCACCACCCTGCCCGCCGGCTCGGTGCTGTGCTTCAGCTACCCCGACTACCACGCCACCGGCTACGACCGCCCGGAGGTGTTCGACCCCGACCGCTGGGAGCACGTCCAGGCCCGCACCGCCCACCACATCCCCTTCGGCGTCGCCGCCAACCGGCCGTGCCCGGCGTGGCGGCTGTCGCCACTGGCGCTGCGCGCGGCCACCCGGGAGGTGCTGCGCCGCTTCACCCTCCACTCCACCGCCGGCCACACCCGCTCGCTGCCCAACCGCGGCCCGTGCCTGCTGGTCCGGGCCGACCGGCCACCGCCGCGCGGGCTGGCCGCGCTGGGCGCCCTGCTGCGGGTGCGCGACCGGTGGGAGGACGTGTGGCGCAGCCTGCTCCAGCTCGTGCTCGGCACGGTCATGGTCCTGCACGCCCGCAGGCTCCGCCTGGCCGGGCGCTACTTCGAGGCCCAAGACGACCACGATGCCCAGGGCACCCAAGACACCCGCGACACCCAGGACACCCGCGACACCCAGGACACCCGCGACACCCAGGACACCCGCGACACCCAGGACACCCGCCACGCCCAGGACACCCGCGACACCCAGGGGTGCCCGGTGCGGCACCGACCACCTCACACCCGGGAGAGCACCGAGTGAACCAGATCGAATTCGCGCTGCGGGTCTTCGCCGCGCTGGCCGTCGTCCTCGTCGCCACCACCGTGTGCGGTCGCCTGGCCATGCTGGTCAGGCAACCCCGCGTGGTCGGCGAGATGGTCGCCGGCGTCCTGCTCGGCCCCAGCCTGCTCGGCGCCGTCGCCCCCGGCGCGCAGGCCCAGCTGTTCCCCACCGACGTCAAGGGCGTCCTGTACGTGCTCAGCACCATCGGCCTGACGTTCTACATGTTCCTGGTCGGCTCGTCCCTCGACCACGGCCTGGCCCGCGGCCGCAACATGCGCCGCGCCTCCACGCTCGCCGTCTCCGGCATCGTGCCGACCTTCCTGCTCGGCGCGGGCGCCGCCGCCCTGTTCTTCGGCTCGCTGGCGGTCGAGGGTGCCAGCCGCTGGGAGTTCATGCTCTTCGTCGGCGGCGCCCTGTCGATCACCGCGTTCCCCATGCTCGCCCGCATCCTCCAGGAACGCGGCATCGCCAACACCCCCATCGGCGGCCTCACCCTCGTCGCCGCCGCCATCGACGACGCGGTCGCGTGGGTGCTCCTGGCCATCATCATCGCCGTCGGCGCGGCGGGCAGCCCCGTCGACGCGCTGGACACCGTGGCGGGCGCGGCGCTGTTCGCCCTGGTCATGCTCACCGTCGGCCGCCACCTGTTCCGCAAGCTCGGCGAACGCGTGGAGCGCCAGGGCCGGATGAGCCGCGACACCATGGCGCTGGTCCTGCTCGTCGTCCTCGCGGCCGGCTGGTTCACCGACTACATCGGCGTCTTCTCCGTCTTCGGCGGCTTCATCACCGGCCTGGCCATGCCCCAGTCCCAGGTCGTGCGCCAGGAGCTGCAGACCCGGCTCACCGACCTCAACTCCATCCTGCTGCTCCCGGTGTTCTTCGCCTTCAGCGGCCTGAACACCGAGGTCTCCGGCTTCGGCGCGGGCGGCGCCCTGTGGGTGCCCCTGGTCGTGATCATGGCCGTCGCGTTCGCCGGCAAGTACCTCGGCTGCGCCGCCGTGGTCCGCGCCCAGGGCTTCCCCTGGCGCTACGCCTCCGCCGTCGGCGGCCTGATGAACGCCCGCGGCCTGATGATCCTGGTGTTCATCAACATCGGCCTCGCCCACGGCCTGGTGACCCCGGAGCTGTTCGCCATCCTGGTCGCCGTCGCGATCGTCACCACCGCCGCCGCCATGCCGATCTACCGCGCCTCCCTGCCCGACGACGCGGACCGCGCCGACACCGGCGCCGCACCCACCCCCGTCACCACGTCCAACGCACCGTGACACCCACCGCGGTAGGGCGCACCCGCGCCCTACCGCACCCGGTCGTCCACCTGCTCCGGCCGGTCCACCGTCGCCGCCCAGCTGGCCAGCAACCGCAACCCGTCGTGCGACGCGCCACCCGGCTCCGCGCTGTAGGCGGTCAGCGTCAACCCCGGGTCCGCCGGCAGCGGCATCGACTCGAACGCCAGCTCCAGCACGCCCACCTCCGGGTGGTGGAACCGCTTGGTGCCCGTGTGGTGCAGGTGCACGTTGTGCGTCGCCCACCGCGTCCGGAAGGCGTCGCTGCGCGTGGACAGCTCACCCACCAGGTCGGACAGGTTCCGGTCGTACGGGTCCCGCCCCGCCTCCGTGCGCAGCAGCGCCACCGTCGTGCTCGCCGCGTCGTCCCAGTCCGGGTAGAACTCCGCCGCGCGCGGGTCCAGGAACGCGAACCGCGCCAGGTTCACCGGCCGCCGCCGGTCCGCCTCGAACACCGGCGCGTACAGGGCGCGCGCCAGCCGGTTGGTCGCCAGCAGGTCCAGCCGCCCGTTGCGCACGATCGCCGGCGCGTCGCCCATCGCGTCCAGGATGCGCCGCACCCCCGGCCGCACCCGCTGCGCCGGCTTGCGCCGCCGCGTCGCCGCCGGACCACCCGACGCGCGCGCCAGGTCGAACAGGTGCGCGCGCTCGGCCTCGTCGAGCTGCAACGCCCGCGCCAACGCCTCCAGCACGCCCTCCGACACCCCGGCCAGGTTCCCGCGCTCCAACCGCGTGTAGTACTCCACGCTGACCCCGGCCAGCAGCGCCACCTCCTCCCGGCGCAGGCCCGGAACGCGCCGCGCACCACCGCCGTAGGCGGGCAGGCCGGCCCGCTCCGGGGTGATCCGGGCCCGCCGGGTGGCCAGGAATCGGCGGATGTCATCCCTGTTGTCCACGACCCTCTCCTCCACGCACCCCAGGCTACGACCGCCCCCGCACCGGTGAGAGTCCCTGCCAGTACCCGTTTCCCGCGAAGGGCGGCCGGGGCCGCGGGCCCTGATGGGGGGTGAGATCAGGACCCGCGGCCCCGGCACCGGGGAAAGTGGCTTCACAAGGGGCGAACCCGCCTCAGCGGTGCGCGTGCCCGCCCACCGGGGGCCGGGCCTGCCCACCCGGCTCGACGACGACGAACTGGCCCATCACGCCCGAGTCCTCGTGCCACAGCAGGTGGCAGTGGTACATGTACGGCGTCGACGGGTCCGCGTGCCCGGTGAACCGCACCGCCAACCGCACCGGCACGTTCGGCGGCGCGTACACCGTGTCCTTCCACCCCGCCGACTCCGCCGCCGGGGCCCGACCGCCCACCGACACCACCTGGAACTGCGTGCCGTGCACGTGGAAGTTGTGCGGCACGTCGCTGACGTTGACCACGTCCCACAGCTCGGTGGTGCCCACCGTCACCACGTGGTCCACCCGCGCCAGGTCCATGCGCTCGTCGTTGATCCGGTCCACCCGCATCCGGAACCCCCGCACCGCCACCGCGCCCGCCGGGTCCAGCACCGGCACGTCCACCAGCCGCGCCGGCAACGGCGCCGACGGCCGCAACGACGCCGCCGCCCCCAGGTGCAGCACGTCGAACTCGTCCGCCGCCCCGGTGTCCGCACCGGCCACGCCCAGCTCCTGCGGGTACGAGCGCAGCACCACCTGCTCACCGGCCGACAACCGCACCACCACCTCGGCCCGCTCACCGGGCGTCAGCGTCAGGCGGGCGCGCTTCACCGGCGCCGGCAGCAGACCGCCGTCACCGGCGACCACGTCGAACTCGCGACCGTCCGGGAAACCGAAGCGGTAGCTGCGCGCCGTCGACGCGTTGAGCAACCGCAACCGGGTCAGCTCCGCCGTCACCGCGAACCCCGGCGAAGCGGTGCCGTTGACCAGGATCGTGCTCCCCAGCATCCCGGCACCGCTGCGCGGGCCCTCGACGAACGCCCCACCGCCGCCGAAAGTCCTGTCCTGCACGATCACCGGCACGTCGTCCACGCCGTACTCGCGCGGCAGGTCCAGCGCCGCCTCCTCGTCGTCGTCGACGATCAGCATCCCCGCCAGGCCCCGGTGCACGTGCCGCTCGGTCGCCCCGTGCGGGTGCGGGTGGTACCACAGCGTCGCCGCGGGCTGGTCCACCCGCCACGACGGCGACCACTCGCCACCCGGCTCCACCGTCTGGTGCGGCGTGCCGTCCGCCGACGCGGGCAGCACCATCCCGTGCCAGTGCACCGTCGTCGGCTCGCTCAACCCGTTGCGCACCACGACCCGCACGTCCTCACCGCGCCGCACCCGCAGCGTCGGCCCCAGGAACGACCCGTTGAAGCCCCACGTCTCCGCCTCGCCACCCGGCACGAACGCCGTCCGCCCGGCCTGCGCGACCAGCGAGAACACCCGCCGCCCGCCGACCTGCGCCGACTCGGCCAGTGGCGGCACGCGCAGCGGGTTGCGCACCGGGGCACCGCCGGCCGGACCGGCCGACGACCCGGTGCCGCACCCGGCGGCGGCGAGCGCGCCCGCACCGAGGCTCGCCGCGCCCAACAGCAGGAACGCTCGCCGGTCAAGGCGACGCGGTGGTGGACTGGTCAACTCCGGGCCCTTCGCCGTCGTGGGAACCTTCCGCCCGAGCGGACGGTCCCGACCCGGTCCGGATCGGCGTCCACGTCAGTGCGACAAGACCACTTCAGCGGACCCCGCGGGCCCGTGGGAGGCACTGCGGAGACTAGTACTGGCGTTAACTCCCAGAACTGGCATATCTCCCTTATCGTCCACAGCGACGGAGTTCGCCCACCCCCGCCGGTCCTGCGCGCCGAACCGACACGAACGTGTGCTTTTGACCAGCACTGAAGCGATTGTGAAAGTTCCTCGGATCGAGGACCGCCTCAGTAGCCGACGGTGAAGTGATCGTCGTCACCCGGCTTCTCCAGCTCGTCGACCACGGCCACCGCCAGGTCCTCGGCCGAGATCAGGGACGTGCCGTCCGGGCGGACCAGGAGCGCGGTGGTGCCGCGCCGGTACTCCCCCGTGCGGCGCCCGGGTTCCAGCAGCGCGGGCGGGCTGAGGTAGACCCAGTCGGCCGGGTGCGCCCGGCACGCCTCCAGCTGCGCGGCGCTGGCGGCGGCGATCGCGCGGTACCGCGCGGGCACGTACCGGGGGCTGTCGAGCACGAGCAGGTCGGGGTGCCCCGGTACGCGCAGCGGTGCGGCGCCGCCGACGACGAGGACGCGCGTCCCGGCCGCCGCGGCCGCGTCGAGCAGCGCCGTCGTGGTCGGGACGGCGGTGTGCTCGTGCCCCGGCGCGGGGCGGGTCGCGGCCACCACCGCGTCGGCACCGGCGAAGATCGCGCCCATCCGGTCGACGTCGAGCGCGTCGCCCTCCACCGCGGTTCCCCCGGGCGGCGCCTTCCGGTGCACCGCGACCACGTCGTGGCCCCGGCCCGCGGCCTCGCCCACGACGCGCGAGCCGACCATGCCCGCGGCTCCCACGACGATGATCCTCATCGGGACGTCCTCTCCGGTGCGGTGGAACGGGTGGGTGCGGGCAGCTGCCCCGCGACGATCGCGGCGAGCGAGAGCCCGAACCCCACGAGCTGGACGGTGCCGAGCGCCTGGCCGAGCAGGACCGCGCCGAGCACGGCGGCGACCAGCGGCGAGAGCAGGCCGAGGACCGCCACCGAGGTGACCGGCAGCGAGGTCAGGCCGCGGAACCACAGCACGTAGGCGAACAGCCCGCCGACCAGGCCGAGCCAGAGGTAGCCCAGCGCGGCGGGCGCGTCGATCGCGGGCGGTGCGCCCTCGACCAGGAACGTGACGGGCACCAGGAACGCGCCGCCGGCGGCGAGCTGCCACCCGGCGAACGCCGTGGGGCCCACCCCGGCGGGCCTGCCCCAGCGCTTGGTGAGCGTCACCCCGAGCGCCATCGACGCCGCGCCCGCCAGGCCCGCCGCGATCCCGGCGCCGTCGAGCGCCGCGTCCGGCCCGATCACCACCAGGCCGACGCCGACGACGCCGACCCCGCCCCACAGGAAGCGCCAGGCGGAGAAGGAGTCGCGGAGGACCGCCACCGCCAGCACCGCGACGACCAGCGGCTGGGCCGCGCCCAGGGTCGCGGCCACGCCACCCGGGAGGCGTTCGGCCGCGACGAACAGCAGCGGGAGGAACAACCCGATGTTCAGCACGCCGAGCACGGCGGCCTTGCCCCACCACGCGCCGCGCGGCAGCGTCCGGGTCACCGCCAGGGCGATGAGACCGGCGGGCAGCGCCCGCAGCAGGCCGCCGAACAGCGGGTGCCCCGGCGGGAGGAGCTCGGTGGTGACGACGTAGGTCGTGCCCCACGTCAGCGGGGCGATCGCGGTCAGGGCGGTGCGGGGCAGGTTCCCGCGAGGAAGAACCGGACTTGTCACGGTGTCCATCCCACCCGCGAACGATCAATGAGTCCAATGCATGTTTGTCACCTCATCAATCTGAGTGGATCATCGTTCGGGTGGAACTCCAGCAGCTGCGCTACGTCGTCGCCGTGGCCGAGACGAACAGCTTCACCCGGGCCGCCGAGCGGTGCCTGGTCGTCCAGTCCGCCCTGAGCCACCAGATCGCCCGCCTGGAGCGGGAGCTGGGCGCGCGGCTGTTCGAGCGCACCAGCCGCCGGGTGCGGCTGACGCCGGCCGGCGCGGCGTTCCTGCCCGCCGCCCGCCAGTGCCTGGACGCCGCCGAGCGCGCGGCCGCCGAGGTCGCCGCCGCGGTCGGCGAGGTGCGCGGGCGGCTGGCCCTGGGCACCATCCCCACCGTCACCGCGGTCGACCTCCCGCGGGCGCTGCGCGAGTTCCGCGGCCGGTACCCGCACGTGCGCATCAGCCTGCGCGTGGGCGGCAGCGACGACCTGGTGGCGCAGGTCAAGGAGGGGACCCTGGACGTGGCCTTCCTCGGGCTGCCCACCACCGCGCGGCTCGACGGCGTCGCCTCCTGCGAACTGCTCCGCGACCGGCTCCTCGCCGTGGTCGCGCCGGACCACCCGCTGGCGGGCGAACCGTCGGTCACCCTCCGCCGGCTGGCCGGCGAGGTGTTCGTCGACCTCCCGGCCGGCACCGCCGGCC
This portion of the Saccharothrix syringae genome encodes:
- a CDS encoding cytochrome P450, whose protein sequence is MWLTGVLAAAAVLTAPRWLPGRVVALRGKVFEKVNGDDATTFPNATVGPDRFLEIYGHPAANGRSRGAGLSDLFWYWLSPGPEVHQEHLEAGPRYDDVARTTRALLAGPADALADAATRCTARVLDELPPRRVTAVRLRDLMLPVWAEYFHELVFGEPCTRAARDLIVGHARDVVTSLKCTGLRHPARRARLTRYLARRVALGHVRRPLPPSLSPTEQVHYLQGTFFNTAVVQMSEAMAHLLLALAQHPGVTARLADDRYFARVLDETFRLYPLFGIAHRIATDDIVLDERTTLPAGSVLCFSYPDYHATGYDRPEVFDPDRWEHVQARTAHHIPFGVAANRPCPAWRLSPLALRAATREVLRRFTLHSTAGHTRSLPNRGPCLLVRADRPPPRGLAALGALLRVRDRWEDVWRSLLQLVLGTVMVLHARRLRLAGRYFEAQDDHDAQGTQDTRDTQDTRDTQDTRDTQDTRDTQDTRHAQDTRDTQGCPVRHRPPHTRESTE
- a CDS encoding cation:proton antiporter domain-containing protein; the encoded protein is MNQIEFALRVFAALAVVLVATTVCGRLAMLVRQPRVVGEMVAGVLLGPSLLGAVAPGAQAQLFPTDVKGVLYVLSTIGLTFYMFLVGSSLDHGLARGRNMRRASTLAVSGIVPTFLLGAGAAALFFGSLAVEGASRWEFMLFVGGALSITAFPMLARILQERGIANTPIGGLTLVAAAIDDAVAWVLLAIIIAVGAAGSPVDALDTVAGAALFALVMLTVGRHLFRKLGERVERQGRMSRDTMALVLLVVLAAGWFTDYIGVFSVFGGFITGLAMPQSQVVRQELQTRLTDLNSILLLPVFFAFSGLNTEVSGFGAGGALWVPLVVIMAVAFAGKYLGCAAVVRAQGFPWRYASAVGGLMNARGLMILVFINIGLAHGLVTPELFAILVAVAIVTTAAAMPIYRASLPDDADRADTGAAPTPVTTSNAP
- a CDS encoding helix-turn-helix transcriptional regulator codes for the protein MDNRDDIRRFLATRRARITPERAGLPAYGGGARRVPGLRREEVALLAGVSVEYYTRLERGNLAGVSEGVLEALARALQLDEAERAHLFDLARASGGPAATRRRKPAQRVRPGVRRILDAMGDAPAIVRNGRLDLLATNRLARALYAPVFEADRRRPVNLARFAFLDPRAAEFYPDWDDAASTTVALLRTEAGRDPYDRNLSDLVGELSTRSDAFRTRWATHNVHLHHTGTKRFHHPEVGVLELAFESMPLPADPGLTLTAYSAEPGGASHDGLRLLASWAATVDRPEQVDDRVR
- a CDS encoding multicopper oxidase family protein, with the protein product MGAASLGAGALAAAGCGTGSSAGPAGGAPVRNPLRVPPLAESAQVGGRRVFSLVAQAGRTAFVPGGEAETWGFNGSFLGPTLRVRRGEDVRVVVRNGLSEPTTVHWHGMVLPASADGTPHQTVEPGGEWSPSWRVDQPAATLWYHPHPHGATERHVHRGLAGMLIVDDDEEAALDLPREYGVDDVPVIVQDRTFGGGGAFVEGPRSGAGMLGSTILVNGTASPGFAVTAELTRLRLLNASTARSYRFGFPDGREFDVVAGDGGLLPAPVKRARLTLTPGERAEVVVRLSAGEQVVLRSYPQELGVAGADTGAADEFDVLHLGAAASLRPSAPLPARLVDVPVLDPAGAVAVRGFRMRVDRINDERMDLARVDHVVTVGTTELWDVVNVSDVPHNFHVHGTQFQVVSVGGRAPAAESAGWKDTVYAPPNVPVRLAVRFTGHADPSTPYMYHCHLLWHEDSGVMGQFVVVEPGGQARPPVGGHAHR
- a CDS encoding NAD(P)-dependent oxidoreductase, which gives rise to MRIIVVGAAGMVGSRVVGEAAGRGHDVVAVHRKAPPGGTAVEGDALDVDRMGAIFAGADAVVAATRPAPGHEHTAVPTTTALLDAAAAAGTRVLVVGGAAPLRVPGHPDLLVLDSPRYVPARYRAIAAASAAQLEACRAHPADWVYLSPPALLEPGRRTGEYRRGTTALLVRPDGTSLISAEDLAVAVVDELEKPGDDDHFTVGY
- a CDS encoding EamA family transporter — protein: MDTVTSPVLPRGNLPRTALTAIAPLTWGTTYVVTTELLPPGHPLFGGLLRALPAGLIALAVTRTLPRGAWWGKAAVLGVLNIGLFLPLLFVAAERLPGGVAATLGAAQPLVVAVLAVAVLRDSFSAWRFLWGGVGVVGVGLVVIGPDAALDGAGIAAGLAGAASMALGVTLTKRWGRPAGVGPTAFAGWQLAAGGAFLVPVTFLVEGAPPAIDAPAALGYLWLGLVGGLFAYVLWFRGLTSLPVTSVAVLGLLSPLVAAVLGAVLLGQALGTVQLVGFGLSLAAIVAGQLPAPTRSTAPERTSR
- a CDS encoding LysR family transcriptional regulator; translated protein: MELQQLRYVVAVAETNSFTRAAERCLVVQSALSHQIARLERELGARLFERTSRRVRLTPAGAAFLPAARQCLDAAERAAAEVAAAVGEVRGRLALGTIPTVTAVDLPRALREFRGRYPHVRISLRVGGSDDLVAQVKEGTLDVAFLGLPTTARLDGVASCELLRDRLLAVVAPDHPLAGEPSVTLRRLAGEVFVDLPAGTAGRAQSDLAFAAAGLVRDVAFEVTTADFIGRLVEQGLGVAMLPAAYAPQLTGVVTVEVADAAARVEHVTWSASGPTPAATAFLDVLGITR